TTTGCTAATTAACAAAGGTTTTCGTCTAAAAACTGCTAAGGAAGGCCTATTTTGTGTACTGCATTGTGTCTGAAGGGTATTACTAAACACTCTAGAACAAAATATCATCTCTTTCCTGCGCATATCTTTTTCAGGTGTACATACCTCTGATAGCAAAGGTTTAAACAATCGGTGTAcagaaaaatacataaaaacatgcaacaacaataaaaacaacctCAACAGTTCAAGTTAACAAGTTTCAAAATCTTCAACTTCTAACTAAAACAGAAAAGAAGGCCTACCAgaacaacaaaacaaaattcCAGCATCTGCTAAACAATCCTTTTGCAACTTGTTTTTACAATATGTCCATTCGTTTTTTATAAAACAAGTTTACTTGTAAAGAGAAGATTTTGTAACATGATTAACACAACTATGATGACTAACACTTCTTGTACTAATGTCACATTTATTTCTAATTTCAAAAGgaatttattaaaacaatgtaGAAAATAACTAGCTGCAAATTTCTTTTGTGAATACATATTCttaataactaaatatatatactgtatatattatatatattgtcattAATTTCAAAAATGCTGAGTACAACTACCAGGTTAATTTTTCCAATACTTATTGTTAAATGTGTataatatctattattatataattatagttttgctatatatgtataatacctaatattatattattataatattgttatatatgtataatatctGTCATTACACTgttataatattgttatatacagtatgtataatatatgtatatactgtatgtataatatgcattattatatatgaataatatatatcattatattacaaaaatattgtgATCCCATCAAAGAATTCTTAACCCTTTTATTTTGCAGATATGATTATAAAAAGCTATattgttatatacatattttatgatatacttacattatttttttctaatgtgACATTGTCGGTATTCCACAGTGACTCATAACTGCGCAAATGATCAGACTACAAGTGCTTCTTTTTTATAGTATTTGTAAtcttgttttactgttttaatcTTTATATTGTTCATCACTATTTTCATCAGTTGTGTGGATTGTAGTTGAGTTGCTGTTAAtgtttaaaacaacaaacagcTACCTACATTAGTTGAATAAATAACAGACTTTTTATATGCATCATTCATaaagtactataatatataaaattgaaataaagCACTATAACATATAATGTTAGCAAAATGTTCAACAATTGAACAATCAATTTATGAGCAATTACGGTCATCCATTCTTGTTTCTCTCTCAACTGCTTCACACTGTAAATAACACAGTAATAGTACGATAAGTTAAATCAGTTATCAGCTTGTCTATGTTCGCTTACTTAGCACCTCCATTAAGCATCTTGTTTCTATTAAATGTGCAAAAAATAGAGCAAGTTTTTCTATTCCCTTCTCTTTCACACGATTTACTGGGCTATAAGATCAGGCTGTTCCAACCTGttccaacaaaatattttattttggaataaattaaattaaaatcaaaCATTCAAACTATAAAACAAGTTAGCAGTTACAATTGCAAGAGAGCAGTCATGGTTCATTGGTTAGTGCGCGGGTGTATAATTAATATGTTAGGAGTTCAAATCACAAAAGGACCATTGATGGTGTCAGGGAGGGCATCTAACCACTATTGCTCCTGTGCCAAATCTCATAAGCAAATGGTCACAACACACTTTGCACCAGATATATCATCTGCATTGGCAGTTCTCTAAAAAAAAAGTCAAAGAAAGaataactacatattactaaaCATTTGACTTATCTATGGTAAAATTGATGTACAACTAATGCGCTTAGCAGTTccgtgcgccatgagagatcgtaATGAGTAATCAGTTTATGCACAACCAACTGCCAAAATGACAAGGTGGCTGGATGGTGTAGTTATTAGAGCGCTGGCTGTAAATCAAAGTGCCCGAGTTCAATTTCCATGTGAGGCAATTTTTTTCCTGAAGCTGTTAgtgtggctttggacagacagacaaacacttttcttattatagtaaaaattcaatgatataattttatttgcattgaattaacatcCACCATGACCACAAACTGTGAGTGCAATTATCTCACAAAGAACTTGAGGCAAATATCACATTCCACGATATACAACTTACCTCTACACTGAACAGATGGTTTTGTCTTACtgaaacttacatgtataacgTACATGTAAGTTTCATCTAGAAAGGTGGAGTTAGATTTTTGTTGTAAACTACTGCACAAATTATAGTTAATACATTAGACTTTAATATAGATTTTATTAAGCCCTCTCATGGGCGAAACAGTTTAGTTAGACAAAAACTAAGAATGATATCTTTTTCGACAAAATATCAAGGACTTACGTAAGCTAAAGTAAGTACtccattatgttattatattgcATATTTGTGctgatatattatcattttAAGTATGTATATGACAcagttatatataaacataattatgcaAAGTAATAACTTAATGGCATTGACACATAAAGTGGTAGTACAGCAGCAGATGGAAATGTGTTATGGTAACATGTCGATATAGAACCCTTTGATATGACACTGTATCAACAGAGATATGCAAGAAAAAAACATTACACCAGCAAAGATACACAAGGTGAATCATCTAATCAGCAAGCATGGCTGTCATGTGGAGACAAATGACATACATGATAAAACAACTTACCAGCAAGATAAATTTGgctatttttagttttactaaattgccatcaaaatatttttgtttaatagtATGGGACAGAGTTTTGCGCTTGACACTCTAATAAATCAAGAAGATGATTGGCTTTGACTTACCTTTTTGTTCCATATTTAGTGATTTCTGATATTGCGCCGTCATACCTTTCTGTGTTCACGAAACGGTTGCGGCATACTGTAATGGCAGAAAACAACAAGGCCCAGGATCGGTGAGAGCCCTCACGGTCGACCGATTGTGCTTGGACTACTAGGCCGGCTCGGCATCCCCAAACTAGCGGAGAACTGGAGATAAAAGGCTAAGCCGGCTTTCGATTTGGCCAGAAGCACGAATGCCCGGCCACTGGTCGTTAAAAAATATCCGAGTGGCCACTGAGTCTAGGATGGAGAGGCTAGTGACTACTAAAATTAAGATAAAGAGGCCAAGTTACCATCGAGTCGGCCATCGAGAAATCGGCCTCTTTCCGACTTGGCCTTTAAAAGACGAACCTCTTACTGAGTCGACACATTTGGAGAAGAGGGTGGGGGTATACGTGGCTATAGCATATAAGGAGCACCAGTAGAAATGAATGACAGAGTATGGGAAAGAATCATTGCCTGCATTTGTCTGTTGGATGCatacattgtatgtatttatatataaatttgttcaTATATATTGCCTTGTACTCAATAATGGTTTTGTTCTTTGTAAAAGAGTGTGATGCATTTCTTCACAATATTACATGTATGCATGAAATAACTAGATTTAATTGACCAAAGTGTGTATCACACATGTTATCAATACATTTGGGCTCTAAGATTGGTATTACGCTATTTTACacacactagtaccctggcagtagAGTGTGCTGCAATACATACCGATAAACTGAATATTAAAAACAAGTCGACAATTCCGGTATGAAGGGATTTTTTACCCCAACCTCTAATATTTCAGTGGAATAGACGTCCTCTTATTGTCATCaagattattgttattattataaccCAGAAAATCTGGTGTGGCGTGAGAGATCGTTGGGTGTAATAGTTATTCATACAGTTACCGGTATTGTGAAATACGAATGGCTGGCTGATTGGTGCAGGGGTTAGAGTTGGTCTATTAAGGTAAATGTCGCCAGCTTGAATCCTGTACTATGCATTATTTGTTCCCAACCTCTTGTCATGGCTCTGGACAGATCAACCGATCAGATCACCAACATATCATCTGGCTCTTATTAGTGTAGAGATTATATTAGTCTTATCACTACTGATTATTTAATGTGattcaaattaaaactttttacaaACATGCATTTTAATGCATCTTTACGGTAGATCTAATTGCcattcatttttaacttatgCTATGACATCAAAAGTGGAATGTGAATATCCTCGCAAACTTCCTTTTCTATTTTGTACTATACATCGTtacttaaatttaaaaatctcaTAGAGAGGCTGCTCTGCAAATAATATCCATGTTTTTGCTTCAATTTAATAAATCAAAATTCACATGCATATTCATGAACTGAAGTATATGCTTAAAGGGTGTCATTATTGTAGAGGAAGTCAAACAAATGGGTTTGACGAAAACCTCATCTTCAGCAATGTAGCAACACAGTGACCGGCGACCACAAATGGCAAACAAATTGAATAATTTCTCATATGAATGTAGACACGGTGCTTGCATCTTGGTGGTTCAGCAACTCCCTTGACACACCTTCCTTGTTATTTGTACCAAATTATGAATCACAGGCAAAAGTACCTTTAATTCACAAACTTCCTTGTTTTATACGTTGAGATCGGTGACATGACACCGGCAGACAGGTTGAGATCGGTGACATGACACCGGCAGACAGGTTGAGATCGGTGACATGACACCGGCAGACAGGTTTGCTGAAAATACAGCAATATCACATGGCATTTTAGACTAACATTATTTGGTACACCGGTATGGATGATTAAaagaattttattttgctgacaGAAAATGTACCAGAAGCTGAAGAAATGTTTAgtatttgatattattttaagcttgcagcattcaaagttttttgagtTAGAAAGCAAAATCTGCTGATTAAGTTAGGCCTACCAGTTGTCGTAAATATTTATCTAAAGCAAAAGTACTTGTTGTTCCTAGACTTCATATTTTCACATATTGAGCTGCATGATGGGACTGTCATAAGTTATTTAATAGACACaaactttcaaaatatttctgcttgAAGTTTTTCTCAGTTTTGATGTTTTATAGATATAATTTAATGTACTTACTCAATGCTACTCTCTTCTAAatataattttctttttttgtagCTGCAGGTAGGTGCATACATTACTCAAACATTGACAAGCGCTACATTGGTTATTTCACAAACTTTTAAGCTAAAAAAATTGCTTAATGACACTTCATTGACAACTTAAACATTATTCACTTATATctaaagtttgtaaaaaatgTCTATGtcaactagtaataatagtttgCATTATTATTCAAGTACCTCTACCAACATCTACAAGCTTTTACAACttttttgattttgattttAGATTTTAAGTTAATAACCACTTTTCTCATTGTTGGAGTCATCGATAAGTCTATACTTAACTTCAACAATTACATGTGTTAACATGTTTATTCTATATTACTTTGTTTTGATATTTTCATTCACTGTACAGTGTAAGCACCTGCTTAACTTGTCACACTGAATTGAATTACTTGCTAAAGATAATCTTGGTTTATCTTATCTTATTCCTTGTTAGTTAACTAGTTTCTTGCTTGTTAGTTAGTCAAGTGGCTTCccagttttaaatttaatttaaatcgcTAGCTCTTctacctgtaatactataaaattaataatattattatgcaaaataccaataatattgttaaatatattggtatactaatactattaattatactaatagtattattactaatactatatatatacatgtatatatatacatatagtttatGTGCATGCcatttagtatttagtttataACTAAATACTTTCAAGTGTTTAGTTATTTAAAAGGAATGTGTGAACTGCTCTGGTTGAGTGTGTTGTTGTTATTGAGATACAAATACCTTTTAATTAACTAATAgcaatttaacaaaaatactaTATTTAATTGGTAAACAGCATCACTACAACAAGTTtgataacaataacaacaatttGAGCCAATACCAACCCAAGGCGATAAACCAAGGAAAAAATTCAAAGATGTTTAGTCGAAATagtttataacaatattttggCAATTTACAAGGTCAAGCATTTTAGTAAACCAAAAAATGTGATCTGCAGGTTTCAATGTTTTTGCCACAGGCACAGCTATAATGACTAAATATGTACATACTAGCTAAGCATATCTGTTAATATGACGTAAGAATAATTACATCAGGTGTTACCCATCTCAGGATATTTGCAATTAAATATTCTATAAAGAGGTTAACTAGTAGCATCTGGTGTATCTATCTCTCATAAATATGATATCCTAATTAAATTCCTACTTATCAACTATTAATAGAAGTTACAATACAAGCTAAGTGCAACACCAAGAATAAAGTGTCCTACAGTCGATAAGGTAGCATATGTCTGTGAAAAGATAGTTATCCTTATCTGTTTGTCTTTTTTTATCTACTACCGAATCCTACTCAAAATTTCTTGTAATGTAAATAAGCTAAAAAGCTaaaagaaaagttttaaatGTATTAGTAATCTTGAaacagttattattttttaactataaaaaaaaaaaattattaggaaatatttttatatctcaTATCTGGTTTGAACAGGAACTGTTATTAGGATGATACTCTGGGAGTATTCAGTTGGTTTACAGCTCACTTGTTGCTTTCTTTGTTGACCTCCTCCAAAATGGTTTACCTTTTCTAGGCAGGCTTACCGCCTTGTGGAAAACGTACTCTTTTTAGGAAAACTTACCCTTTTTTAGAGAGACTTACCTACCTTCTCTAAAAAGGCTTACCCTCTCAAGGAAGGCTTGGCATCTTCAGTAAGGCCAGCCCCATTCTTCCTAGAATGGCTTAGGCCTACCCCTTTCAGGAAGACTCCCCGTCTATAGGAAGGCTTACTTTTCTAGGAAGGCGTACATTACTATAGGAAGGCGCACCCCTTCTAGCAAAGCTTACTACCTTTAGCGAGGCTTACTACCTTTAGCAAAGCTTATCTCCTCTAGGAAGGCTTATCCCCTCTAGGAAGGCTAGAGATCAAAGCAAGTTCTTGTTTTCCTCCCCATAATTGTTTACAGGAATCTGTATTATGTAACCTCAATTGTACAAGCCACTAACTTAGTTACCACCAGAGATATTTAATATTCAAACAGAATAAATTAGATAGTCTAATTATAAAACACTTAACAAGTGGTATCTGGAAATCATTTGCATCCTTGATATAATTAAGATGCTGCTGTATGGCAATATtgtaaataaatacatgaaaaCTAGCATTTAATTTAGCTTGGAAGGTTTATCaagagtttaaaaaaaactatattctgacaaaaacaattaatatatattttatggtaATATTGTAATTATGCATGCAATACTTGCAAATGTTTCCAGTGTCaaccataaaatatttattctaagAACTTAGCCATAATTATTTATGCAAACATGACATCATGCATGGCAAACCGCATACATTTACCTAGagcagatatgtagatatgaggTTAACATTCACATTGATAgagtttaaattatattaatacgTAATGCATAGGATATATAATACATCAttcataatataatacatgatatatatatatatataatactttatacatagtataatacatagtatatatataatacatcatatataatataatacatagtaaatatataatgcATGATGCATAATACTTATCAGAGTAGATACATTGGGTCAGctcaataatacatgtacatacagctTAATATCTTTGTTTACCAAGAAATGTATAgtataatgtacatataatataatgagtACTCTTTATATCATACATTATTCTATATTtctaaatactatatatatatgtatatatactaagtatatagtacatatatatatatatatatatatatatatatatatatatatatatatatatatatatatatatatatatatatatatatatatatatatatatatatatatatatatatatatatactatatatatatgtatatgcatatataatatatgtaatatatgttttaataactatatatatttatatgaataatatatatattatatatatatgtatgttttttttCGTATCCTTCCTGATCCTTTTTATATCTTGCTCATTTGGTCAAAATGTAAAACTACAAGCTTCAAGAGCTTTCAGAATTAACACTTTTTACTCTAATTAAATATTGGCATAACGTGTCAGTttaacaaataattataaagAAATTTATAAACAGTGCAATTATTATCGTTACTATAGTTATTGTGGAAGGCAAACCAATGAGCTTGACTGAAATTTGGTttttatagaaataataaattaactGCCAGCGACCACAAATAGAAGATTATATTTGAATAATTTCACTTACGGACGCCGCTACCGTACCTGTACCTTGATGGTTCAGCAACTCCCTTGCTACACCTTCTCCGTTATTTACATCAAATATGAATCTAGCACTGAGGTACTTTCTAGTCTTGGACTTCCTTGTTTCATTTATTGAGATTGATGAAGTGACACGAACAGACAGGTGCCCTTTCTGGTTTACTATAAAACAGCTGTATGGAGAGGTGAGGTCATATTTGGTTTTATACTCAGATCAgatactacacaaacatgggTGAGTAAAACTAAATACTTTTATCAATAAAACTCGCAACATAAACTTATAAAGATGAAAAATGGGGTATTATTCATTTCGGTTTTCAAATAATATCTATCGAttaatttacaagctaccaCAGATTTTTATTTGGCGTGACCTTCACGAATGTTTACAGGTTAAACTTTTCTCACTTCATGCTTCAATATCATTTTAAATACTAACTctataaacagttaataaatatatttatcaccTTTCAAAACTGTTCgcatttattttgtttgatttttgtttgaatGTAGAAgagataaaatacaaaaaaactaaacatttgTTAACTTTCCTTACTCTTATTCTCTTTGTTTTAGATTCCAAGCTGCTGGCTATCCTTCTCCttgttggagttgtcggtaAGTGTATAATATTGGCAACTACTTATATTTATTTCATACATTTTAGAGCTGAAATACACCACATAATCACAGCTCAGTGGTAATCTAAAAACCCTCCTTTGAGttaaatttctaaaaaaattcaTGTTCATAAGCAGTAAAAATTAATCTTATCGTAAAAATACATCAACAATGCTTTATCTCATAAATAAAGAAACAAATTAACTTTTGTGTGACATGTTTAAATCAGATGCTTTCAGAGATTAACAACTGTCAGAAGTTGTCATTCTTGTTTGGAATCAAATTGCTCCTGATAAAAGTTGGTGTTTATGGTTGATGTGCCTATAGCTATGAATTAGACTTGGTTTAGCATGGTAACACTCTATTTAAGGAATGATCAATGCTCGCTACCCACCCCAACACCATTATGGATACTGGTCACCCTGGTCAAGGTGGGCACAGTGTAACGTACCATGTGGAGGTGGCACCCAGAGCAGAGCCAGGCACTGCAGATTTGATGGACAAGGTTCTCCTGGAAGCTACAGATGCACTGCACAACAAAGCCCACATATTCAGAGGAGAGAGTGCAACACTCACTGCTGCCGAGGTAAGCGTATTAATTCATTTTAGATTTAAGTGAAATAAAACATACAATTATGTATGTATGCTTAAGTACCTTGATAGAATTTTAATCATATTTTGTTATTGAATTAATCAACCAATGAGATCTTGAAGTATTTATATAGGCTTTGAAATAGATGAAGTGCATTTCAACATAACATCGTTTTTGGCTGACATAAACAAGTTAGCATATATATCCTTAATAAGGTTTAAAATATGTCATTTATTTTGTCGTTGCATTCAAAATAAAGCATTGTAAATTTGTATCACTTTAAAAGTCAGCTATGGTTTAATAGTTTGTGTGTTCAcaatcagtaggtcagtggttcgaaTCCCGAGAGGatcattggtggtgttaggcAGGGCATTCAGCCACAATAGCTTCTGTGTCAAACCCTAAGTGAAAATAGACAATATATTATGTACCAGATTATACCATTTGCAGTAGCGACACTAAAATGAAAAACATAGAAAGAAGAAGAGGTTTTTGACCACTATAAACACAGTAGAAATAATAATGTAACATTTTGTTATCATAGTCATAAaacaacaattataaaaatatgatttcatATTTGACACAATGTCATTTTATCAGCATCTTAAATCCATCCTATCTTATAAGTAGCTAAGAGATGCTTGAAGCTATAGCTGTTTCCATTCTAGTGGATGGTAACTGGTCTGGGTGGAGTAGCTGGTCGTATGTTCACGGATCACAGCAGCATAAGTACTACCTTCAAAAACGAACCAGAACATGCACCAACCCTCCACCATCCTGTGGTGGAAGAAACTGCTATGGAGATTCTCGACAGACCAGAAAAAGTAAGTACTTGCTTATACTTGTCACATAAAAttgaattatttaattaaaattaagctAGAATGATTATGAAAAGGTAAGTTTATGTTAACTGTTTGTAAGGCAGAAATATAGAGAACCTTCTGTGTTCCTCTCTATTTATTGGTTGTTTTCTTGTATTGCTGTGAAGGTAAAGATGAAAGATACCTGCAAATGCTAGGGTTCAGTGATATAACACAAGTACGCCTGACTTTCAACATAATCTGACCAGatgctgttgtttttgttttagtcTATGGACAATACTGAGATTGAACGGAGTGAGGAACCACAAAGTGAAACGTTTATAACCTACATGAATATTGTTGTTTTtgcttattgttatttttaactcaataataattaaataaatgcaTATTAAATACATAACCAGTTTAGTTATGATTACACTGAATGGTTGTTAATAGCAGGTTGTAGAGCTTGCTCTGCTAAAAACATAGCACGAGCTGACAACTTCATTCAAAAGATGAGCCTTCTCTGGAAGTCAGTCTGAGGGCACTGAGCCAATTATGCTAGTTTTATGAAAGTCTTGCTATAATGTTGTCATTGACTCTTGTGTCTTTGAAATGaatgtataaatatttgttttagatGTCTACCTAGCTACAAGAACCTAAGTTGCGGTCTCTAGTTTTCAAAAAGTCTGTGACAAGATGTCTATTTCAGAACTTGCCATCTCCGTtgcattttactttttcatCCTCAAAATATGCTAATTTGATAGTTTATAGAAAGTAAACTAAAATTAATAGAATTTATTTGGAAtacatattatttgtaattATCAAAGTTAAAATTGAGCTAATCCAAAAGGCAAAATGCAAAGTATTAAGTCTATGGGTCcagtttaaatatttactattattcATTCTTGTTTTCTGCCCACCTGCTTTACATGGTAACTAATATCCAAACTGTATGGCTGATTAAAGGTAAACTTATACAAAATCTtggtaggttttatcagaaattattagtatattttataatttgtcattgttttcgatgtttgaggtgatctgactccaggatgtttcaaggttaaaatcatcaaaacttgatctcggttaaaaacGCTCAGACGAAAAACGCACATGCAAAATGaggtcactagttgctatcgttgctatagaaGATAATGCGCTCAAGTAGCAGCGTGAagagtctctattctgtctggTTCTTTTTAACTACAGACAACATAAACGCACTTTTGTTTGATCTAAGCgctttaaccacgatcaagttttgtccattttaattttgaaacatcctggcagtcagatcaccttaaacataaaaaaaaattgcaaatgatagaaaaataccaataattaGTGATAATGTCTACTAAAATCTttctgcaagttcatctttaataaaCAACCTGATAATTATAGCTTGTCTCTCCTCTTCTATACATAacaactgtctctcctgtcttcTATACATAacaactgtctctcctgtcttcTATACATAacaactgtctctcctgtctttTATACATAacaactgtctctcctgtcttcTATACAGAAtaactgtctctcctgtctcctGTACAGAACAACTGTGTCTCCTGTATCCTATACAGTACAACTGTCTCTTATGTCTCCTATGCAGTaca
The sequence above is drawn from the Watersipora subatra chromosome 5, tzWatSuba1.1, whole genome shotgun sequence genome and encodes:
- the LOC137396402 gene encoding ectin-like isoform X2, which codes for MDSKLLAILLLVGVVGMINARYPPQHHYGYWSPWSRWAQCNVPCGGGTQSRARHCRFDGQGSPGSYRCTAQQSPHIQRRECNTHCCRVDGNWSGWSSWSYVHGSQQHKYYLQKRTRTCTNPPPSCGGRNCYGDSRQTRKIFGQY
- the LOC137396402 gene encoding ectin-like isoform X1 codes for the protein MDSKLLAILLLVGVVGMINARYPPQHHYGYWSPWSRWAQCNVPCGGGTQSRARHCRFDGQGSPGSYRCTAQQSPHIQRRECNTHCCRVDGNWSGWSSWSYVHGSQQHKYYLQKRTRTCTNPPPSCGGRNCYGDSRQTRKIYGQY